A segment of the Curtobacterium sp. MCSS17_007 genome:
ATCCCCGCGCTGCGACTCACGTCCGCAGCGCCACCATCGTAGCGGACGAACGGCCCCCGACATGCCATCGAACGTGCTGCCGCAGCCGGGTGACTCCGACACGCGCCGGATCAAGCGCTCCCGGGTGCTCTCGTTCGTGCTGCTCGCCGTCGCCGCCGTCGTCTTCTCGCTCCGTCCCGAGGTCTTCGGCGACCCGCAGGCCCAGCCCTGGCACGCGCTGCTGCACGTCTGGCGGATCGTCCTCGGGGTCGGGCTCATGGTCGCCGCGCTCGGGGTGCAGATCGCCGTCGGCCTGCGGTGGCGGCAGGCGCTCAGGCGCGGTGCCGAGCAGGAACCGTCCACACGCGGCACGCCGCCCGGGAACCAGGCACCGGGGGACCGCTAGACTCGTCGCGGTCGTGCGTGCCCTCGGGCGTGCGCGGCCACCCTGGCCCAGTCACGGGGCGTAGCTCAGCTTGGTAGAGCGCCCGCTTTGGGAGCGGGAGGTCGCAGGTTCGAATCCTGTCGCCCCGACCAGGTCCACTCGAACGTCAACCAACAGGAGTACATCCCTTGGCCACCAGCACCGTCGACAAGGTGAGCGACACCCGCGTCAAGCTCACCGTGAACGTGACGCCGGAAGATCTCAAGCCGAGCATCGACCACGCCTACAAGCACATCGCCGAGCAGATCAACATCCCCGGCTTCCGCAAGGGCAAGGTCCCGCCGGCGATCGTCGACCAGCGCGTCGGCCGCGGCGAGGTCCTGAACCACGCCGTCGGTGACGCCATCGACACCTTCTACCGCCAGGCGGTGGAGGAGCAGGAGCTGCGCATCCTCGGTCGCGCCGAGGCCGACGTCGCCGAGCTCCCGAACGTCAAGGACTTCTCGGGTGACCTCGTCCTCACCTTCGAGGTCGACGTCCGTCCCGAGTTCGACCTGCCCGCGTACGACCAGTACGAGCTCACGGTCGACGCCGTCGAGGTCTCCGACGACGAGGTCGAGGAGGAGCTGCAGAACCTGCGCACCCGCTTCGGCACGCTCGTGACGGTCGACCGTCCGGCCAAGACCGGCGACTTCGCCCAGATCGACCTGACCGCCACCATCGGTGACGACGAGGTCGACTCGGCCACCGGCGTCTCCTACGAGATCGGCTCGGGCGACCTGCTCGAGGGCATCGACGAGGCGCTCGAGTCGCTCACCGCGGGTGAGTCGACCACGTTCGAGTCCACGCTCGTCGGTGGCGACCGCGAGGGCGAGACCGCGCAGATCGCCGTGACCGTCACCGCCGTCAAGGAGCGCGAGCTCCCCGAGGCCGACGACGAGTTCGCGCAGATCGCCAGCCAGTTCGACACCATCGACGAGCTCAAGGCGGACCTCAAGGAGCAGATCGCGAAGTCCAAGACCTTCGGTCAGGGCGCCGCGGCGCGCGACAAGCTCGTCGAGAAGCTCATCGAGGACGTGGACATCCCGATCTCGGAGCAGCTCATCGAGGACGAGGTGCACCGTCACCTCGAGCAGGAGAACCGCCTCGAGGACGACGAGCACCGCAAGGAGGTCTCCGAGTCCAGCGAGAAGGCCTTCCGCTCGCAGCTGCTCCTCGACGCCATCGCCGAGAAGGAGGAGATCCAGGTCTCCCAGGAGGAACTCACGCAGTACCTCATCCAGGCTGCGGCGCAGTACGGCATGGAGCCGGCCGAGTTCATCAAGGTCATCGACCAGAACGGCCAGATCCCCGGCATGGTCGGCGAGGTCGCCCGCTCGAAGGCGGTCGCGACCGTCCTGTCGAAGGTGACCGTCAAGGACACCAACGGCGACGTCGTCGACCTCTCCGCCTTCACCGCCGGTGTGGCGCAGGAGTCGGCTGACGACGAGTCGGCCGACGCCGACGAGGTCACCGAGGCCGACGCGAAGTAACGCGACGCGCTGACGGACGGGAGGCACGGTGCCAGCTGGCACCGTGCCTCCCGTTCGTCGTCGGCGCACTTTCCGCGCCCGCGCACCGCCCACAGCGAACAGGCGCGAAGAGCCGCGTTGCACCCGATAAGTTCGACAGCAAGCGACAACTGAACGGGAGCTTTTCCATGGCCGAAGCGACACTGAACCCCAGTGTTTTTGACCGCCTTCTGAGAGACCGGATCGTGTGGCTCGGCTCTGAGGTCCGCGACGAGAACTCGAACGAGATCGCAGCGAAGCTGCTGATGCTCGCCGCCGAGGACCCTGAGAAGGACATCTACCTCTACATCAACTCGCCCGGTGGCTCGATCACCGCGGGCATGGCGATCTACGACACGATGCAGTTCGTGCCGAACGACATCGTCACCGTGGGCATCGGCCTCGCCGCCTCGATGGGGCAGTTCCTGCTCTCGTCGGGCACCCCGGGCAAGCGCTACATCACCCCGAACGCCCGCGTGCTCCTGCACCAGCCGTCCGGTGGCTTCGGCGGCACCGCTGCCGACATCCAGACGCAGGCCAAGGTCATCCTCGACATGAAGCAGCGGATGGCGGAGCTCACGGCCGAGCAGACCGGCAAGTCGATCGAGCAGATCCTCAAGGACAACGACCGCGACAACTGGTTCACGGCGCAGGAAGCCCTGGAGTACGGCTTCGTCGACCACCTCCGCGCGTCCTCGAACGAGGTCGTCGGCGGCGGCGGCACCGTGGGCGACGGCGAGACGCCGACCCCGGCCGCCGAGCCCGAGTCCAACTGACCACCACCGAAGAGAAGGAAACGAGAATGCACCTCCCCATGCTCGGTGGCGCGCAGAACGTCCCGGCTCCGTCCGATCGCTACATCCTCCCCAGCTTCGAGGAGCGCACGGCCTACGGCTTCAAGCGCCAGGACCCGTACGCGAAGCTCTTCGAGGACCGCATCGTGTTCCTCGGTGTCCAGGTCGACGACGCGTCCGCCGACGACGTCATGGCCCAGCTGCTCGTGCTCGAGTCGATGGACCCGGACCGCGACATCGTGATGTACATCAACTCGCCCGGTGGCTCGTTCACCGCGATGACGGCGATCTACGACACGATGCAGTACATCCGCCCGCAGATCCAGACGGTCTGCCTCGGCCAGGCCGCCTCGGCCGCGTCGGTGCTCCTCGCTGCCGGTACCCCCGGCAAGCGTCTGGCGCTCCCGAACGCCCGCGTGCTCATCCACCAGCCCGCGACCCAGCAGGGTGGCGGTCAGGCGTCGGACATCGAGATCCAGGCGGCGGAGATCCTCCGCATGCGCACCTGGCTCGAGGAGACGCTGTCGAAGCACTCGAACCGCACCCCGGAGCAGGTCAACAACGACATCGAGCGCGACAAGATCATGTCCGCCGAAGAGGCGCTCGAGTACGGCCTGATCGACCAGGTCCTCACGAGCCGCAAGAACCTGCCGGCGCTCGTCAAGTAGTGCCCCGCACGACGAAGGCCCCGCACCGATCGGTGCGGGGCCTTCGTAGTGCGCGCGCGGGGCTCGCGGGACCTGGTTCCCGGCGGGGGCGGTCAGTCCTCGTCGTGGTCGTCGGTTGCCGGGGCAGCGGGGCGGCGACGGAGCAGCAGCAGGACGGCCACGACGACGCCGGCGAGGACGATGCCGCCGGCGCCGATGAACAGGGCGTCCGTGGCGCTCGAGTCGCCGTCGGTGTCACCCGCTGCGGCGTCGGGTGCGCTGGTCGACCCGGTCCCGCCACCGTCGGCGCAGGTCGCCGGTGTCGCGGTGCCGCGGTCGGGGGAGAAGCCCGCCGGAGCCTTCCACGTGAAGTCGTACGAGTCGGACACGGTGTGTCCGTCGGCGGAGACGATCTGCCACTCGACCTCGTACTTCCCGGAGTCGCCGAGGGCGGCCTTCGTGGTCATCGACGGGCCGTCCACGGAGACGCAGCCGTCCTCGTGGTAGCGCCCGTCGGGGCCGATGACCCGGAAGGCGAAGCCCGAGTCGGACCCGCCGATCGCCAGCAGGCGGTCGTTCGTGGTGATGTCGAAGCGGTCGGGGAGCTCCGTGAGCGTGCCACCGACCGCGGGGGTCGACGACACCAGGTAGTTGTGCGCGCTGGCGGGGGCGGCGAGCCCGAGGACCGCACCGCCCGCGACGGCGAGGGTCGCGGCGGTCGCGGCCACGCGCCTCCAGACCGGGCGTCGGGACGTGCCGGACCGGCGGCCGCCCGTCGGACACGCGCGACGGGTCACTTCGCGGCGTCCCGACGGCGGGTGGCTGCGACGGCGACGACCAGGCCGACCGCTCCGACCACCAGGCCGCCGAGGCCGAGGAAGCGACCGACCAGGTCGGGCTGCGCGGACGTCGTGCTGCTGGTGTCGCTCGCGGTCGCGGTGGTGGCGTCGTCGTCGTCACCGCTCGACGAGCTGGCGGTCAGGACGATCGAGGGGGCGGGGTGCTCCGGCTCCGACTCGCCGCTCTCCTGGACCTGGTCCCAGTCGGTCGATCCCTGCTCGCAGGTCTGCACCACCGGGAAGGAGACCCGGTCACCGGGCTTGCCGTCCGGCAGCGAGAACGAGAGCGAGAAGGTGTCGCGCTCGTCCGCGGGGAGCGGGGTCTTCGCCGTGTACGTGATGCTCGTGACGCGCTCGGCGCCGGCCTCGGACTCCTCGTCGCTCGCGGTGCTGCTCGACGGAGCGGTGTAGGGCTCGGTGGCCTTCGTGATCGTCCAGTTCGGGTTGACCGTCGGGGTGACCTCGACGACGGACTCGGGCACCTGGAAGACGAGCTTCGTGGTGGGGGAGCCGTCGCAGCCGTGCGGCACCGAGAAGGTCGCCGTCGTGTACGAGTTCGCGGCGGTCGAGGTCACGTCGGCCTCGACGTGTGCGCTGGCGGCCGCCGCGGTGCCGAGGACGATCGCGGCGGTGACGCCGAGGGTTCCGGTGCCGAGGAGGGCGAGGCGCTTCGTCATGGGGTCCTTCCGGTTCTCTACAACTTGTAGAGGCTAGGGGTAACGGTACCAGGTGTGCACGCCCTGGGCGAACGGGCGGGGACAGGCCGGACGGCGTCGCGGTGGCTGTCACCGGATGCGGTTAGAGTCGATCACATCGGGCGGGTCACCAGCCTGCATCGGTCAACCGCACCGGTCATCCAAGGAGGGCACCGACATGGCACGCATCGGGGAGAGCGCTGACCTGCTGAAGTGCTCCTTCTGCGGCAAGAGCCAGAAGCAGGTCCAGCAGCTCATCGCCGGACCGGGGGTGTACATCTGCGACGAGTGCGTCGAGCTGTGCAACGAGATCATCGAGGAGCGCCTCGCCGAAGCGGGCGAGGACACCACGAGCGGCGACTTCGAGCTGCCGAAGCCCCGCGAGATCTTCGACTTCCTGCAGGAGTACGTGATCGGGCAGGACCCGGCGAAGCGCGCCCTGGCCGTGGCCGTCTACAACCACTACAAGCGCATCCGTGCGCAGGGGCAGATCACCGCTGCCGAGGACCGCGACGACGTCGAGATCGCGAAGTCGAACATCCTGCTCATCGGCCCGACGGGCT
Coding sequences within it:
- the tig gene encoding trigger factor, with the protein product MATSTVDKVSDTRVKLTVNVTPEDLKPSIDHAYKHIAEQINIPGFRKGKVPPAIVDQRVGRGEVLNHAVGDAIDTFYRQAVEEQELRILGRAEADVAELPNVKDFSGDLVLTFEVDVRPEFDLPAYDQYELTVDAVEVSDDEVEEELQNLRTRFGTLVTVDRPAKTGDFAQIDLTATIGDDEVDSATGVSYEIGSGDLLEGIDEALESLTAGESTTFESTLVGGDREGETAQIAVTVTAVKERELPEADDEFAQIASQFDTIDELKADLKEQIAKSKTFGQGAAARDKLVEKLIEDVDIPISEQLIEDEVHRHLEQENRLEDDEHRKEVSESSEKAFRSQLLLDAIAEKEEIQVSQEELTQYLIQAAAQYGMEPAEFIKVIDQNGQIPGMVGEVARSKAVATVLSKVTVKDTNGDVVDLSAFTAGVAQESADDESADADEVTEADAK
- a CDS encoding ATP-dependent Clp protease proteolytic subunit, whose amino-acid sequence is MAEATLNPSVFDRLLRDRIVWLGSEVRDENSNEIAAKLLMLAAEDPEKDIYLYINSPGGSITAGMAIYDTMQFVPNDIVTVGIGLAASMGQFLLSSGTPGKRYITPNARVLLHQPSGGFGGTAADIQTQAKVILDMKQRMAELTAEQTGKSIEQILKDNDRDNWFTAQEALEYGFVDHLRASSNEVVGGGGTVGDGETPTPAAEPESN
- a CDS encoding ATP-dependent Clp protease proteolytic subunit: MHLPMLGGAQNVPAPSDRYILPSFEERTAYGFKRQDPYAKLFEDRIVFLGVQVDDASADDVMAQLLVLESMDPDRDIVMYINSPGGSFTAMTAIYDTMQYIRPQIQTVCLGQAASAASVLLAAGTPGKRLALPNARVLIHQPATQQGGGQASDIEIQAAEILRMRTWLEETLSKHSNRTPEQVNNDIERDKIMSAEEALEYGLIDQVLTSRKNLPALVK
- a CDS encoding copper resistance CopC family protein encodes the protein MAATAATLAVAGGAVLGLAAPASAHNYLVSSTPAVGGTLTELPDRFDITTNDRLLAIGGSDSGFAFRVIGPDGRYHEDGCVSVDGPSMTTKAALGDSGKYEVEWQIVSADGHTVSDSYDFTWKAPAGFSPDRGTATPATCADGGGTGSTSAPDAAAGDTDGDSSATDALFIGAGGIVLAGVVVAVLLLLRRRPAAPATDDHDED
- a CDS encoding YcnI family protein — translated: MTKRLALLGTGTLGVTAAIVLGTAAAASAHVEADVTSTAANSYTTATFSVPHGCDGSPTTKLVFQVPESVVEVTPTVNPNWTITKATEPYTAPSSSTASDEESEAGAERVTSITYTAKTPLPADERDTFSLSFSLPDGKPGDRVSFPVVQTCEQGSTDWDQVQESGESEPEHPAPSIVLTASSSSGDDDDATTATASDTSSTTSAQPDLVGRFLGLGGLVVGAVGLVVAVAATRRRDAAK